One Dermatophagoides farinae isolate YC_2012a chromosome 1, ASM2471394v1, whole genome shotgun sequence genomic region harbors:
- the Snp gene encoding snipper encodes MNNVINTIFRQFNHRSIDVKWKMNGMIKMDQLSRMFYESFRLFHTVGGGEQQTIQQTWPKEQQQQNFDYFLILDFEATCDRPQLTPMEIIEFPVLKFDCRTYEIVDTFHRYVRPTVHPNLTSFCIELTGIVQDMVDDSDRFSKVFKDFQKWLLETRLINDNQAPISRFTFITCGDWDLKKIFPTQCKICNFDVPPYMKSWINVKKSFVDHTNEWPKSQSFMLDRLEIQPIGRAHSGIDDCHNLAQIVRHLATQGYIFCNNSRLKSE; translated from the exons at gAATAATGTTATCAATACAATTTTCAGACAATTTAATCACCGATCTATTGAtgtgaaatggaaaatgaatggaatgattAAAATGGATCAATTATCACGAATGTTTTACGAATCATTTCGGTTGTTCCATactgttggtggtggtgaacaACAAACTATTCAACAAACGTGGCcaaaagaacaacaacaacaaaattttgattattttcttaTTCTAGATTTTGAg GCAACATGCGATAGACCACAATTAACACCGAtggaaataattgaatttccaGTGCTGAAATTTGATTGTAGAACATATGAAATTGTCGACACATTTCATCGTTATGTACGACCAACTGTTCATCCAAATCTTACATCATTCTGCATTGAATTGACTGGTATCGTACAAGATATGGTTGATGATTCCGATAGATTTTCAAAAGTTTTTAaggattttcaaaaatggtTATTGGAAACCCgattaatcaatgataatcaagcACCAATTTCAAGATTTACATTCATTACATGTG GTGATTGggatctgaaaaaaatatttccaacACAATGTAAGATATGTAATTTTGATGTACCACCATATATGAAATCATggataaatgtgaaaaaatcatttgtcgATCATACGAATGAATGGCCCAAAAGTCAATCATTCATGTTGGATCGTTTAGAAATCCAACCAATTGGCCGTGCTCATTCCggtattgatgattgtcataATTTAGCACAAATCGTAAGACATTTAGCAACGCAAGGTTATattttttgtaataattcTCGATTAAAATcagaatga